Proteins found in one Arachis stenosperma cultivar V10309 chromosome 8, arast.V10309.gnm1.PFL2, whole genome shotgun sequence genomic segment:
- the LOC130944274 gene encoding G-type lectin S-receptor-like serine/threonine-protein kinase At4g27290 isoform X2, which yields MKAFSFLLFCFSLLMAVSIARDTINTLQSIRDGDILISADETFALGFFSPGTSKNLYVGIWYNKDPTKAIVWVANREKPLTDSSGVLKVKDTGIVVLLDSNNSLIWSSNTTRSGRNPVAKLLNSGNFVVQDDTNSDTEDFVWQSFDYPGDTILPGQKFGRNLATGLNRRTTSWKSSHDPSPGSFSYQFDIDGYLQLVLRQGRTKRFRSGSWNGIQFSGVPQLKNESVFRFSMISNEEEVYIVYWSVDSSVHLRLQLAMDGFSQRRSWSGGNTGWTTVSHIPVDDCDYYGKCGPYASCDTNHFPMCGCLDGFVQNTIDSSSGCVRRTSLSCNNSDGFVKFSGLKLPDTKGTWFNTSMSFEDCRILCLKNCSCTAYAALDVSKGPNSNGCLLWFGKLMDMKVMTASEDIYVKMAGKDVAIVRKRLPKFKKKKQKITTAIIWVLSSGILILCLAIIIYRWEMRKKGKIKEERESDDCQHDEEDLELPLFDINTVTSATNNFSTDNLLGRGGFGPVYKGILEDAQEIAVKRLSKNSSQGFEEFKNEVMHVSKLQHRNLVRLLGCCIQPGDRLLIYEFMSNKSLDFFIFDCEKGKLLDWPKRFRIIIGIARGLLYLHQDSRHRIVHRDIKAGNVLLDDELNPRISDFGIARSFVGNESEANTRHIVGTYGYLSPEYIVGGLYSTKSDVYNFGVLILEIVSGKRNKGFIDIDHYFNLLADAWTLLAKGKCVEIVDASIRDSINLPEVIRTIHVGLLCVQRNPEDRPSMSYVLMMLSSEWELPQPKKPGFFIERDVVGDHSTDLNIKLKDDIDNWPIQRIAKCFK from the exons ATGAAAGCATTTAGCTTTCTCTTATTTTGCTTCTCTCTGCTTATGGCTGTCTCTATTGCAAGAGACACAATCAACACACTGCAATCTATACGTGATGGTGACATATTAATTTCAGCAGATGAAACCTTTGCGTTGGGATTCTTCAGCCCTGGAACTTCCAAGAACCTTTATGTCGGAATTTGGTATAACAAAGATCCAACAAAGGCAATAGTATGGGTTGCAAACAGAGAAAAACCCCTCACTGACTCCTCAGGGGTTTTGAAGGTCAAAGACACCGGAATTGTAGTCCTTCTTGACAGTAATAATAGCCTTATTTGGTCATCCAACACGACGCGATCGGGGCGAAATCCGGTTGCAAAGCTTTTGAATTCTGGGAATTTTGTTGTGCAGGATGACACCAATAGCGACACGGAAGACTTTGTGTGGCAAAGTTTTGACTATCCAGGCGACACAATCTTGCCTGGACAGAAGTTTGGAAGAAACTTAGCTACAGGACTAAATCGGAGGACAACATCATGGAAAAGCTCTCATGATCCTTCTCCAGGTAGCTTTAGCTATCAATTTGATATTGATGGATATCTGCAATTAGTATTAAGACAAGGCAGAACAAAAAGATTTCGTTCTGGATCATGGAATGGTATCCAATTTAGTGGGGTACCTCAATTGAAAAATGAGTCTGTATTCAGATTTAGCATGATTTCTAATGAGGAAGAGGTGTATATTGTATATTGGAGTGTTGATAGTTCTGTTCATCTGAGGCTGCAGCTAGCAATGGATGGATTCAGCCAGCGGAGAAGTTGGAGTGGTGGAAATACAGGTTGGACCACAGTTTCGCACATACCGGTGGATGACTGTGATTATTATGGAAAATGTGGACCATATGCTAGCTGTGATACAAACCATTTTCCAATGTGTGGATGCTTAGATGGATTCGTGCAGAATACTATTGACTCATCAAGTGGTTGTGTTAGGAGAACATCATTAAGTTGCAATAACTCAGATGGGTTTGTGAAGTTTTCAGGGCTAAAATTACCAGACACAAAAGGAACTTGGTTTAATACAAGTATGAGTTTTGAGGATTGTAGGATTTTGTGCTTGAAAAACTGCTCTTGTACGGCTTATGCAGCTTTGGATGTCAGCAAAGGGCCAAATTCAAATGGTTGTTTACTTTGGTTTGGAAAGCTGATGGATATGAAAGTGATGACTGCATCTGAAGATATTTATGTAAAGATGGCAGGGAAAGATGTAG CAATTGTGCGAAAAAGATTGCCGAAGttcaagaaaaagaagcaaaagatTACCACTGCCATAATCTGGGTGTTGTCTTCTGGAATTTTGATCTTATGCTTGGCCATCATCATTTATAGATGGGAGATGCGTAAGAAAG GAAAgataaaagaagaaagagaatcAGATGATTGTCAGCACGATGAGGAAGATCTAGAATTGCCCTTATTTGATATAAATACGGTTACTTCTGCAACAAACAATTTTTCAACTGACAACTTATTAGGAAGAGGTGGTTTTGGACCAGTTTATAAG GGTATCTTGGAAGATGCACAGGAAATAGCTGTCAAGAGGCTTTCGAAGAATTCAAGCCAAGGATTCGAAGAGTTCAAAAATGAAGTTATGCATGTTTCCAAACTTCAACACAGGAATTTAGTAAGGCTACTAGGGTGCTGCATTCAACCTGGGGACAGATTGTTGATTTATGAATTTATGAGCAACAAAAGCTTGGATTTTTTCATATTTG ATTGTGAGAAGGGAAAGCTACTAGATTGGCCGAAGCGTTTTCGTATCATCATTGGAATTGCCAGAGGGCTTCTTTATCTTCATCAAGATTCAAGACATAGAATAGTTCATAGAGATATCAAGGCTGGGAATGTTTTGTTAGATGATGAATTGAATCCTAGAATCTCGGACTTTGGAATAGCAAGAAGCTTTGTAGGAAATGAAAGCGAAGCAAATACAAGACATATTGTTGGAACTTA TGGCTATCTATCACCAGAGTACATAGTTGGTGGGCTGTACTCAACAAAATCTGATGTCTATAACTTTGGTGTACTAATATTAGAAATAGTCAGTGGGAAGCGAAATAAGGGATTCATCGATATTGACCACTACTTTAATCTTCTTGCCGAT GCATGGACACTTTTAGCGAAAGGCAAGTGCGTAGAAATAGTTGATGCATCGATCAGAGACTCAATTAATTTGCCAGAAGTCATAAGAACAATTCATGTCGGTTTGCTATGTGTGCAACGAAATCCAGAAGATCGACCAAGCATGTCATATGTGCTTATGATGCTGAGTAGTGAATGGGAACTACCTCAGCCAAAGAAGCCAGGGTTCTTTATTGAGAGAGATGTGGTTGGTGACCATTCTACA GATCTCAACATTAAGCTCAAGGATGATATTGATAATTGGCCAATTCAACGTATAGCAAAATGCTTCAAATGA
- the LOC130944274 gene encoding G-type lectin S-receptor-like serine/threonine-protein kinase At4g27290 isoform X1, with product MKAFSFLLFCFSLLMAVSIARDTINTLQSIRDGDILISADETFALGFFSPGTSKNLYVGIWYNKDPTKAIVWVANREKPLTDSSGVLKVKDTGIVVLLDSNNSLIWSSNTTRSGRNPVAKLLNSGNFVVQDDTNSDTEDFVWQSFDYPGDTILPGQKFGRNLATGLNRRTTSWKSSHDPSPGSFSYQFDIDGYLQLVLRQGRTKRFRSGSWNGIQFSGVPQLKNESVFRFSMISNEEEVYIVYWSVDSSVHLRLQLAMDGFSQRRSWSGGNTGWTTVSHIPVDDCDYYGKCGPYASCDTNHFPMCGCLDGFVQNTIDSSSGCVRRTSLSCNNSDGFVKFSGLKLPDTKGTWFNTSMSFEDCRILCLKNCSCTAYAALDVSKGPNSNGCLLWFGKLMDMKVMTASEDIYVKMAGKDVEAIVRKRLPKFKKKKQKITTAIIWVLSSGILILCLAIIIYRWEMRKKGKIKEERESDDCQHDEEDLELPLFDINTVTSATNNFSTDNLLGRGGFGPVYKGILEDAQEIAVKRLSKNSSQGFEEFKNEVMHVSKLQHRNLVRLLGCCIQPGDRLLIYEFMSNKSLDFFIFDCEKGKLLDWPKRFRIIIGIARGLLYLHQDSRHRIVHRDIKAGNVLLDDELNPRISDFGIARSFVGNESEANTRHIVGTYGYLSPEYIVGGLYSTKSDVYNFGVLILEIVSGKRNKGFIDIDHYFNLLADAWTLLAKGKCVEIVDASIRDSINLPEVIRTIHVGLLCVQRNPEDRPSMSYVLMMLSSEWELPQPKKPGFFIERDVVGDHSTDLNIKLKDDIDNWPIQRIAKCFK from the exons ATGAAAGCATTTAGCTTTCTCTTATTTTGCTTCTCTCTGCTTATGGCTGTCTCTATTGCAAGAGACACAATCAACACACTGCAATCTATACGTGATGGTGACATATTAATTTCAGCAGATGAAACCTTTGCGTTGGGATTCTTCAGCCCTGGAACTTCCAAGAACCTTTATGTCGGAATTTGGTATAACAAAGATCCAACAAAGGCAATAGTATGGGTTGCAAACAGAGAAAAACCCCTCACTGACTCCTCAGGGGTTTTGAAGGTCAAAGACACCGGAATTGTAGTCCTTCTTGACAGTAATAATAGCCTTATTTGGTCATCCAACACGACGCGATCGGGGCGAAATCCGGTTGCAAAGCTTTTGAATTCTGGGAATTTTGTTGTGCAGGATGACACCAATAGCGACACGGAAGACTTTGTGTGGCAAAGTTTTGACTATCCAGGCGACACAATCTTGCCTGGACAGAAGTTTGGAAGAAACTTAGCTACAGGACTAAATCGGAGGACAACATCATGGAAAAGCTCTCATGATCCTTCTCCAGGTAGCTTTAGCTATCAATTTGATATTGATGGATATCTGCAATTAGTATTAAGACAAGGCAGAACAAAAAGATTTCGTTCTGGATCATGGAATGGTATCCAATTTAGTGGGGTACCTCAATTGAAAAATGAGTCTGTATTCAGATTTAGCATGATTTCTAATGAGGAAGAGGTGTATATTGTATATTGGAGTGTTGATAGTTCTGTTCATCTGAGGCTGCAGCTAGCAATGGATGGATTCAGCCAGCGGAGAAGTTGGAGTGGTGGAAATACAGGTTGGACCACAGTTTCGCACATACCGGTGGATGACTGTGATTATTATGGAAAATGTGGACCATATGCTAGCTGTGATACAAACCATTTTCCAATGTGTGGATGCTTAGATGGATTCGTGCAGAATACTATTGACTCATCAAGTGGTTGTGTTAGGAGAACATCATTAAGTTGCAATAACTCAGATGGGTTTGTGAAGTTTTCAGGGCTAAAATTACCAGACACAAAAGGAACTTGGTTTAATACAAGTATGAGTTTTGAGGATTGTAGGATTTTGTGCTTGAAAAACTGCTCTTGTACGGCTTATGCAGCTTTGGATGTCAGCAAAGGGCCAAATTCAAATGGTTGTTTACTTTGGTTTGGAAAGCTGATGGATATGAAAGTGATGACTGCATCTGAAGATATTTATGTAAAGATGGCAGGGAAAGATGTAG AAGCAATTGTGCGAAAAAGATTGCCGAAGttcaagaaaaagaagcaaaagatTACCACTGCCATAATCTGGGTGTTGTCTTCTGGAATTTTGATCTTATGCTTGGCCATCATCATTTATAGATGGGAGATGCGTAAGAAAG GAAAgataaaagaagaaagagaatcAGATGATTGTCAGCACGATGAGGAAGATCTAGAATTGCCCTTATTTGATATAAATACGGTTACTTCTGCAACAAACAATTTTTCAACTGACAACTTATTAGGAAGAGGTGGTTTTGGACCAGTTTATAAG GGTATCTTGGAAGATGCACAGGAAATAGCTGTCAAGAGGCTTTCGAAGAATTCAAGCCAAGGATTCGAAGAGTTCAAAAATGAAGTTATGCATGTTTCCAAACTTCAACACAGGAATTTAGTAAGGCTACTAGGGTGCTGCATTCAACCTGGGGACAGATTGTTGATTTATGAATTTATGAGCAACAAAAGCTTGGATTTTTTCATATTTG ATTGTGAGAAGGGAAAGCTACTAGATTGGCCGAAGCGTTTTCGTATCATCATTGGAATTGCCAGAGGGCTTCTTTATCTTCATCAAGATTCAAGACATAGAATAGTTCATAGAGATATCAAGGCTGGGAATGTTTTGTTAGATGATGAATTGAATCCTAGAATCTCGGACTTTGGAATAGCAAGAAGCTTTGTAGGAAATGAAAGCGAAGCAAATACAAGACATATTGTTGGAACTTA TGGCTATCTATCACCAGAGTACATAGTTGGTGGGCTGTACTCAACAAAATCTGATGTCTATAACTTTGGTGTACTAATATTAGAAATAGTCAGTGGGAAGCGAAATAAGGGATTCATCGATATTGACCACTACTTTAATCTTCTTGCCGAT GCATGGACACTTTTAGCGAAAGGCAAGTGCGTAGAAATAGTTGATGCATCGATCAGAGACTCAATTAATTTGCCAGAAGTCATAAGAACAATTCATGTCGGTTTGCTATGTGTGCAACGAAATCCAGAAGATCGACCAAGCATGTCATATGTGCTTATGATGCTGAGTAGTGAATGGGAACTACCTCAGCCAAAGAAGCCAGGGTTCTTTATTGAGAGAGATGTGGTTGGTGACCATTCTACA GATCTCAACATTAAGCTCAAGGATGATATTGATAATTGGCCAATTCAACGTATAGCAAAATGCTTCAAATGA
- the LOC130944277 gene encoding G-type lectin S-receptor-like serine/threonine-protein kinase At4g27290 — MQNQKVLCFWSVLFSFILRNSTSLDNITPVQSITDGQTLISNGGTFELGFYSPGNSNGRYLGIWYHNIFPKVVVWVANREKPLNNTSGVLKLTGEGLVVLINGSTNSSVVWSSNMSSKVEDKLNPVAQLLESGNLVVKDDHNGDHFLWQSFDYPCDTIVPGMKVGWDLVTGLERTMSSSKSTDDPSRGDYTVRIDLRGDPQIVLMNGNATTIRVGPWNGIMFSGATTYLRYDQFSSQFVFNEKEVFVRFRPNTSKYFRCVVYPWGGIQVLHWSIQTRGWETLISIPEAECDKYAICGANSICSTTPTPVCSCLEGFAPKYPAKWKESDWSDGCVRITPLSCSRDGFKKVTGIVLPDTSASWYNRTMNLLECKEFCLKNCSCMAYSDLDIRDGGSGCLIWFHDLVDIRQGSQDFYIRIDDKQNNDSSKRKLAVIIVGSILFIMSIIFGLKSFLWRKRLEESDVFWLRQRDHQKEKENMDLPTFDLSTIVCATDQFSSGNELGKGGYGPVYKGVLANGTEIAVKRLSKNSDQGLQEFKTEVQLIAKLQHRNLVKLLGCCIQQEEKLLIYELMPNRSLDYFIFDDARRKLLDWSKRFHIIRDTARGLVYLHQDSRLRVIHRDLKTSNILLDKDMNAKISDFGLARTFACDQIEDKTKRVVGTHGYISPEYAVRGSFSMKSDVFAFGVIVLEVVSGRKTREFCVPNRSLNLLGFAWELWNEERTLELVDESLRDSVNQAEASRCIQIGLLCVQERPEHRPNMSSVVHMLDDDKPLPRPRLPAFYSHQQHSTLIDGEDGEEAHSANEVTISLLGARLM, encoded by the exons ATGCAAAACCAGAAAGTTCTATGCTTTTGGTCCGTTCTGTTTTCATTTATATTaagaaactctacttcactagaCAATATAACTCCTGTTCAATCCATCACTGATGGACAAACATTAATTTCGAATGGAGGAACCTTTGAACTTGGCTTCTACAGCCCCGGAAATTCAAATGGCCGATACTTAGGCATATGGTATCATAACATATTCCCTAAGGTAGTGGTGTGGGTGGCAAACAGAGAAAAACCCCTCAACAACACCTCCGGAGTTCTAAAACTCACCGGTGAAGGACTTGTTGTCCTTATTAATGGCAGCACCAACAGCAGCGTTGTGTGGTCCTCCAACATGTCAAGCAAAGTGGAAGACAAATTGAATCCAGTTGCACAGCTGTTGGAGTCAGGAAACCTTGTTGTCAAAGATGATCATAATGGTGACCACTTTCTGTGGCAGAGCTTTGATTATCCTTGTGATACAATCGTGCCCGGAATGAAGGTGGGATGGGACCTTGTGACAGGTCTAGAGAGGACTATGTCATCTTCTAAAAGTACAGATGATCCCAGCCGCGGAGACTACACAGTTAGAATAGACCTTCGAGGCGATCCGCAAATAGTTCTAATGAATGGAAATGCCACAACAATTAGAGTAGGGCCATGGAATGGGATAAtgttttctggagctacaactTATTTGCGCTATGACCAATTCTCATCTCAATTTGTTTTCAATGAAAAAGAGGTGTTTGTTAGGTTCAGACCAAATACATCCAAATATTTTAGATGTGTAGTGTACCCTTGGGGAGGTATTCAGGTTTTGCATTGGTCAATACAAACCAGAGGCTGGGAGACTCTTATTTCTATACCGGAGGCCGAATGTGACAAGTATGCTATTTGTGGTGCAAATTCTATTTGCAGTACTACTCCTACTCCTGTCTGTTCATGCCTTGAAGGATTTGCACCAAAATATCCTGCAAAATGGAAGGAATCTGATTGGTCTGATGGTTGTGTTAGGATCACTCCTTTAAGTTGCAGCAGAGATGGATTCAAGAAGGTCACCGGCATAGTGTTGCCGGACACGTCTGCTTCTTGGTATAACAGGACCATGAACCTGCTGGAATGCAAGGAATTCTGTCTGAAGAATTGTTCTTGTATGGCATATTCCGATTTGGATATCCGTGATGGAGGAAGCGGTTGCTTGATCTGGTTTCATGATCTTGTTGACATTAGACAAGGTTCACAAGACTTCTATATTCGAATAG ATGATAAGCAGAACAACGATTCCAGCAAGAGGAAGCTAGCAGTTATCATTGTTGGCTCTATATTGTTCATCATGAGCATAATATTTGGACTGAAATCATTTCTATGGAGAAAAAGACTTGAGGAGTCAG ATGTATTTTGGCTGAGGCAACGAGATCaccaaaaggaaaaggaaaacaTGGACCTCCCAACATTTGATTTATCAACCATAGTTTGTGCCACTGATCAATTTTCTAGCGGTAATGAATTGGGAAAAGGCGGATATGGACCAGTTTATAAG GGTGTACTTGCAAATGGGACTGAGATTGCCGTAAAGAGACTTTCCAAGAACTCTGACCAAGGACTGCAGGAGTTCAAAACGGAAGTTCAGCTAATTGCAAAACTTCAGCATCGCAACCTCGTAAAGCTTCTTGGTTGTTGCATTCAGCAAGAAGAGAAACTTTTGATTTATGAGCTCATGCCCAACAGGAGTTTGGACTACTTTATTTTTG ATGATGCTAGAAGAAAATTATTAGATTGGTCTAAGCGCTTTCACATTATTCGTGACACAGCTCGAGGCCTAGTCTACCTGCATCAGGACTCTAGGCTAAGAGTCATTCATAGAGATCTAAAAACTAGTAATATTCTTCTTGACAAAGACATGAATGCAAAAATATCAGACTTCGGTCTTGCTAGGACATTTGCATGTGATCAGATTGAAGACAAGACAAAAAGAGTGGTGGGAACTCA TGGTTATATTTCGCCCGAGTATGCCGTCCGTGGCTCATTTTCAATGAAATCTGATGTGTTCGCCTTTGGTGTAATCGTGCTTGAGGTAGTCAGTGGGAGGAAGACTAGAGAGTTCTGTGTCCCTAACCGAAGTCTTAACCTTCTTGGATTT GCATGGGAGCTATGGAATGAGGAGAGGACTTTGGAGCTGGTAGATGAATCACTGCGCGATTCGGTGAATCAAGCTGAAGCATCGAGATGCATTCAGATAGGACTGTTGTGTGTGCAAGAGAGACCAGAACATAGGCCAAACATGTCATCTGTAGTTCATATGTTGGATGATGATAAACCATTGCCTCGGCCAAGGCTGCCTGCATTTTATTCACACCAACAACATTCTACACTAATTGATGGTGAAGATGGTGAAGAAGCTCATTCCGCAAATGAGGTTACCATATCATTGTTAGGGGCAAG ACTGATGTGA